The window CCAATGGATACTGACTGATTCCCCACTCGTTGTTCAGCATTGACAAATCGCTATGACAAATACCGCACGCCTCTACTCGAATGTCGACCTCATCCTCGCCAAGCGACCCCAACTCATATTCGAATGGTACCAAGGGTTGTTCAGGACCTTCTGCTGCCCAAGCACGAACTTTCATAGCATTCTCCCCTGAATTGACGCAGACCGGATGCCATCATGATGCTAAAATAATGCGCATGTCGCAAATGCAACCGAACTATTGTCTCTATGAAAAAAATTCTCATTGTTGGTGGTGGTGGCCGAGAACATGCACTGGCCTGGAAAGCTGCGCAGAATCCGGGGATTGAAACAGTGTATGTCGCACCTGGCAATGCAGGCACGGCAGCGGAACCCAAGCTAAAAAATGTTGCTATCAGTGCAGAAGACATCGAACAGCTGGCGGCATTCGCTGAGACCAATCAGGTTGATCTCACCATTGTCGGGCCGGAGGCCCCGCTCGTCAAAGGCATTGTCGACCTTTTCCGCGCGCGTGGCCTGCGTTGTTTTGGGCCAACAAAAGCCGCAGCGCAACTGGAAGGTTCCAAGGCGTTTGCCAAAGATTTCCTTGCCCGCCACCAAATCCCCACAGCGCGTTATGGTAATTTCACAGATGCAGAGGCTGCCAAAGCGTTCGTTCGCGAAATGGGCACACCGATCGTCGTCAAAGCCGACGGGCTGGCAGCCGGAAAAGGCGTGATTATCGCGCATACCGAGGCAGAAGCTTTTGCGGCGATTGACGATATGCTGGCGGGTAATCGATTTGGCGATGCTGGGCACCGGGTTGTTGTGGAAGAATTCCTGACCGGGGAAGAAGCCAGTTTCATTGTCATCACGGACGGGAAACACATCATTCCTTTCGCCTCAAGTCAAGATCATAAGGCCAGAGACAATGGGGATGTTGGGCCCAATACCGGCGGTATGGGTGCCTATTCACCAGCCCCCGTGGTCACCCCAGCGGTTCATGCTCGCATTATGGATGAAGTGATACGTCCAACAGTGGAAGGTATGGCCGAAGAAGGTCACGTTTATCAAGGGTTTCTCTATGCCGGGTTGATGATCACGGAAGACGGGACGCCCAAAGTACTTGAGTTCAACTGTCGCTTTGGTGACCCTGAAACTCAACCCATTATGATGCGGCTTCGTTCAGACCTTGTTGAATTGTGCGATGCCGCCGAACGTGGCGTGCTCAACGATATTGATATTGAGTTTGACAGCCGTGCGGCTTTAGGCGTGGTCATGGCCGCGGGCGGATACCCCAGTGCTTACCGTAAAGGTGACGTGATTGAGGGCCTGGAGAACGTTGCACCGGATGTCAAAGTATTTCATGCCGGAACAAAGCTTGATGGTGAGCACGTACTTACCAATGGCGGACGGGTGCTCTGTGTGACGGCACTCGGTGAATCCGTCGCCGAAGCGCAAAGCAAGGCCTACGAGAACGTGAAGAAGATTTCATGGCCTGACGTGTATTATCGGACCGACATCGGCCACCGCGCCATAAAACGGGAGTCTCGATAGCCATGACGCGTACCAGCCGCAAAGGATGGTGGCTGGGGCTTGCGCCCGTCATTGTTGTTCTGCTTTCTTATCTTTCTGCCCCCCTGTGGCTACCGATTCTGTTAAGCACTCAGCTCCCACAAGGCCTCTCGCTGGTATCGCTACGCCTGTCACATCCAACACTATCGGGATGGCACATCCAACACCTTGAGCTATCGTCACATGACTTTGGTTTGACGCTTCATGATGTTTACCTCACTTGGGAGGCCAAGCCTGAATTTGTCATAAAACGTCTCGCGTTGTTCGTGCGCGCCCCAGCAGTTCCAGCAAGCACGTCAGAATCACAGCCTCAACCGATTCACTGGCCTACCACGCTGCCCTGGTGGCCGGAAGGGCGTATTAAAGATTTCCAGGTGACCACTGCCTTTGGCCAATGGCAAGGCACGACAGATGTCCACGCTCAAAAAATTCAACTCTCCGGGTGCTGGCGAATGCCAAGTCAGCAACACTGCGGCCGTGTCCAAGTACTTCTCAATGAAGCCAGAAATCGGGCAAGCCTAAGTTGGGCATTCCATCAGCTTTCTCACGGGCACGCACAGCTATCACTCGGAAAAATACCGCGCCTCAATCTAAGTGCGCATCTATCCACAATCATTGATCACGTACCCGTTCACGCAGACGCTGGATTGACAGCCATTATCGAATCAAAGATGTCGCAGTCACGCGCCTATGGCCATTTTTCTGTCAATCACGGCGAATTCCAGACCACTATCGGACGTTCGGCATCGAATGAGATACATGGAACGTTTATGTTGCAATGGCCCGACTGGCATCTGGCGATTCAACCTTCGCAACCATTTGTCTTTCATTCCAATGAACATGGGCCCATTAAACTCACCATGCCTGACCTCTGGGTCGATGGGCAAAAAGAGGGTTTTGTGCTAGCGCCCGAGCGCCCGTGGAAAATCTCAACCCAACTCGCGCAAACAGAGATCGACTGGCCGCAATCATTGACATGCAGCGCCAAGCTTAGGTGCCTTTCACGTATGAGGATCACCGCTTTGGGCTCGCTGGATAATTTGTTGCCTGCGCAACAGGCTCGGGGTGAATGGCAAGCGCATGCTGATGTCCAAACCACCCTTTCACCGACAGGTATCAATGTCCAGATACGGACGCCAATTGTGTCGCTCAAAGACGGTTCTTTTGGTCCATACTTGTCCATTCCATCACTCAAACTCACTCTAGAAGATTCTCAACTGACGTGGGTGCCCAACGCCGATATTGTCCTACCACCGGTACACTACACAGCCGAAGGCAATATCGCCATCCTCGATAAATCCACGCAGTTGACAGCACGAGGGAAAATCACACAGGCAAATCACATACTTAACGGCCAATTGGCAATGGGCTCAGAAGCACTCCTGTGGCGGCTTGACACGAAACTTTCGGACTTCTCCACCGATATTACACTCAAGGGTGAGCATTTAACGATTCCTCGCTGGTGGCCGACAATTGATTCCAATCTGATGTGGGATGCGGGCACAATGGACGTTCAATGGTCGGCACACATCGAACCCAAGAAGCTGCCAGAATCAAGTTCGCAACACGCCTGGTTGGCCTGGTTCAGCAGGGCGACCAAAGCCAAAAGCCATGTGACAATCAGCGAATTTTATGGGCGTTTCAAGAAAATGGGCTGGCAAAATGTTTTTGCCAAAATGGAGCTTGATGAACAGCGCAAATGGGATCTCGCACTATCTGCTGCCAACATGCAAGCGGCAGCGGGCTATGCCATCGCTAAACTGCAATGGCAAGGACAACTTGATGACACCGGCCAACTCTACGCGGGCCCCATACAAGGGACACTCTTTCAAGGGCAATTGGCCAGTCGCCCATTCGCCGTCGATCTATTTAAACCAATCGACAAGTGGCACCTTGCCAATCAAGTTGTCATCAAAGA of the Gammaproteobacteria bacterium genome contains:
- the purD gene encoding phosphoribosylamine--glycine ligase — translated: MKKILIVGGGGREHALAWKAAQNPGIETVYVAPGNAGTAAEPKLKNVAISAEDIEQLAAFAETNQVDLTIVGPEAPLVKGIVDLFRARGLRCFGPTKAAAQLEGSKAFAKDFLARHQIPTARYGNFTDAEAAKAFVREMGTPIVVKADGLAAGKGVIIAHTEAEAFAAIDDMLAGNRFGDAGHRVVVEEFLTGEEASFIVITDGKHIIPFASSQDHKARDNGDVGPNTGGMGAYSPAPVVTPAVHARIMDEVIRPTVEGMAEEGHVYQGFLYAGLMITEDGTPKVLEFNCRFGDPETQPIMMRLRSDLVELCDAAERGVLNDIDIEFDSRAALGVVMAAGGYPSAYRKGDVIEGLENVAPDVKVFHAGTKLDGEHVLTNGGRVLCVTALGESVAEAQSKAYENVKKISWPDVYYRTDIGHRAIKRESR